Within Bacillota bacterium, the genomic segment GTCGTGCCTTTGCGGTAACATCCCAAGGGATTTTCACCGGCATCGATGTGAAACCCTTGTTCTACACACGTGGAGGGCCGGTTCTTTGCATCATTCCTTCCGGAAAGAAAACAACAGCACCTGTTAACACAGAAGAACCGACCCCTTGCACGATTTACAGATCTATAATCCTTACTCTACCGGAAATTTATCTATCAAGCCCACAATGTAACGCAGGATCAGTATGGCGTCCTGAACAGTGATTTCGCCATCTCCGTTAACATCGGCGGTTTCTATTTCAACTTCCGTCAAGTCCACTAAATTAACAATGTATCTTAATACCAATATGGCATCGCTGACATTGACTTTTCCATCGCCGGTAAGGTCCCCGTAGGAAAGATACAATACCAGTACATCTCTATCAATCAACGTTTGAATCAATAACATTGTTTCACTATCCGGTGCCAGGTCAAGACCGTTGTATCTTATGTCAAGCCACCCCAGGTCGGTTAGACCTGAAAGAGCAGAGATATCGCTGATCTGGTTGTCCCGGAGGGAAAGCCATTCCAAATCGGTCAGCCCGGAAATAGCTTCAATATCGGTGATCTGGTTGTAGCTCAGGTCAAGTCTATACAATTTGGACAGGTCGGAAAGAGCAGAGATATCACTGATCTGGTTGAAGTTTAGCTCAAGGTTGTACAATTTGGTCAAATTGGAAAGAGGAGAAATATCAGTGATCTGGTTGATGCCTAACCAAAGGTACTCGAGGTTGGTCAAACCGGAAAGATCAGAAATATCGCTGATCCGGTTGTCCCGGAGGGAAAGCCATTCCAAATCGGTCAGCTCGGAAAGAGCTTCAATATCAGTGATCTGGTTGTCGCTCAGGTCGAGTCTATACAATTTGGACAGGTCGGAAAGAGCAGAAATGTCGTCAATCTGGTTGGAGCCCAGCTCAAGGCTGTACAATTTGGTCAAATTGGAAAGAGGAGAAATATCATTGATCCGGTTGATGCCTGACCAAAGGTACTCGAGGTTGGTCAGCTCGGAAAGAACAGAAATATCACTGATCCGGTTGTCGCTCAGGTCAAGTCTATACAATTTGGACAGGTCAGAAAGAGCAGAAATGTCGTCAATCTGGTTGGAGCCCAGCTCAAGGCCATACAAGTTGGTCAAACCGGAAAGATCAGAAATATCATTGATCCGGTTGTCGTACAGGTCAAGCACACGCAATTTGGTCAAAGCGGAAAGAGCAGAAATGTCACTGATCTGGTTGCTATCCAGGTAAAGTATCTCCAGGTCGGTCAACCTGGAAAGAGCAGAAATATCGCTGATCTGGTTGATGCCTGACCAGAGATACTCCAGGTTGGTCAGATCGGAAAGAGGAGAAATATCACTGATCTGGTTCTCATCCAATCCAAGCCACACCAAATCGGTCAAACCGGAAAGAGCAGAAATATCGATGATCCGGTTGCCGCCCAGGTCTAGCGACCACAGATTGGTCAGATCGGAAAGAGGAGAAATGTCGCTGATCAGGTTGCCGTTCAAGATAAGGTAATCCAGATTGGTTGCATATTCAAGGCCAGTCAGGTTTTCAATTTCACGATTTTCAGCATTTAACTCCCCGGTTAACGACTCCATATCAGCAGTCGTTACAATATAATCAACAGGTTTACTCAATTCATCCCGAATCGCGGCTTCCAGGTTGGGATCCGGTATGTAGACTTTCTGTGGTTCATATTCAACATCCACACCGGCATCCATCAAGGAGTTGATAATTGTCATCGTGGGGCTGCCATCAGTTATATCCAGATAATTGTAACTCAGGTAAAGGTAGTACAAGTCGGTCATATCGGAAAGAGCAGAAATATCGCTGATCCGGTTGTCGTTCAGGTGAAGCTGAGTCAACTCGGCCAAACCGGAAAGAGGAGAAATATCGATGATCCGGTTATCGTCCAGGACAAGGCACCACAAATTGGTCATATCGGAAAGAGCAGAAATATCGCTGATCCGGTTGTCGTTCAAGTAAAGCCGCCCCAACCCGGTCATATCGGAAAGAGCGGAAATATCATCGATCTGGTTGTTGCCCAGGTCAATCCTGTAGAAATCGGTCAGGTTGGAAAGAACAGAAATATCGCTGATCCGGTTGTCGTTCAGGCGAAGATCTTCCAGGTTGGTCAAACCGGAAAGAACAGAGATATCGATGATCTGGTTGTCATTCAGGTGAAGCCGCCTCAAGTCGGTCAGCTCGGAAAGATCAGAAATATCGCTGATCTGGTTGTTGTCCATGTAAAGGCACTCCAGATTGGTTAGCCCGGAAAGAGCAGAAATATCAGTGATCTGGTTGTCGCCAAGAGCAAGATTTCCCACGTTGGTCAAACCGGAGAGAGCAGAAATATCACTGATCTGGTTGCCGCTCAGGTAAAGATCAAACAATTTGGTCAAGCCAGAAAGAGCGGAAACATCGGTGATCTGGTTGTCGCCAAGAGTAAGTGTCTCCAGGTTGGCCAAACCGGAAAGAGCAGAAATATCACCGATCTGGTTGTCGTATAGGTCAAGCTCCTCCAGATTGGTTGCATATTCAAGACCGGTCAATTCAACAATTCTGCAATTATACGCATATAATTCAGTTAGCTCCTCCATGTCAGCGGTTGTTATGATATCATCAACAGATTTTTCCAATGCCTCCAGAATCGCAGCCTTCAGGTTGGCATCCGGTATGTACACTTTCTGCGGTTCATAATAAACCCCTACATTAGCGCCTATGAAGGAGTTAATAATTATCATCGTGGGGCTGCCATCAGTTATATCCAGGTAGTTTTCGCCCAGGCGAAGCTCACGCAAGCTGGGCAGGCCGGCAAGACCCGAGATATCAGCAATCTGGTTGTTTTCCAAGTAAAGCCACTTCAAAACAGTCAGGTCGGAAAGATCCGGGATATCAGCAATCTGGTTGTTGCTCAAGTAAAGCTCCCGCAAATTGTTCAGGCCGGAAAGAGCCGCGATGTCAGCAACTTGGTTGCCACTCAGGCCGAGCGACTTTAACCCTGTCAGGCCGGAAAGAGCCGCGATATCAGTGATCTGGTTGTTATATAAGTAAAGTTTCTCCAACTTGTTCAGGCCGGAAAGAGCCGCGATATCAGTGATCTGGTTGTCCGTTAGTTGAATGTAATCCAAATTGGTTGCATATTCAAGGCCGGTCAAGTCCACTATTCCTTGATCGCCCGGAATAAATATTTGAGAAAATGATTCCATCTCTGCCTTTGTAACATCACCGCTAGATCTTCCCAATTTATGCAAAATTACGTTCTTTAGCTTGGGATCCGGTATATCCACCACCTCGGAAGCAAAGGATATATTGCCGATACCGGAAAGCACCACTACCATGATAAAAAGCAGACACCATGAGATAACTTTCTTGTACTTGCCGATCATCCTGAATCCTCCTGTCCCCCTGAATTTGAATTGTTTTATGACACGGTTGCTTTCTGATGTTGTTTGCTTCCATATCGATGCTGTTTTCTCCTGCCCTGTAATGTAATCCGAGGCATAATAAGTAAAATAGGGGGGTAGATGTAAATTATTGCCCTTTTTCAATATAGTAGATTGCCTGGGGGGCGAACCTGTGCCAATGGCAGGCATTGAATGTATTTACCATCTGTTCGAGGAGATTACGATAACACTTCCACCATGTGTGATGCAGCAAGATCAGATAAGTTACAACAAGTTCGGGAGTTTCAATCGCGAACTTCCAATCCGTTTGCCGGGGGTTCGAATCCTCCCGGATGCGCTTTTCAAATGGAGGTCGGTAATGCTTGCGATTCAAAAGTTTACGCGACTTCCATTTTTTTGCGTATGCCTTGCCAGAGAAAATTGGCTATGGGTTGATACGCCCCTGAAATTTCAAGGGCTGTTTTCGTGCTGCAGGATTGTGATATAATTAAAGAGTGGAGGTGTTACAAGGGTGTCACGACCGGTCAAACCAAGAAGAGTGAGGCATCTGCCCCGGGTGACGTATTTCAAGCCCATGGGTACCCCGATGCATCGCTTGAAGGAGACGATCATAACCGTCGATGAGCTGGAGGCGCTGCGCTTGAAAGATCTGGAGGGGATAGATCAACGTCGCTGTGCCGATCAGATGGGCGTTGCCCAGAGCACCCTGCAGCGCATCCTTGCCAGTGCCCGGAAGAAGTTGACCGGGGCCATTGTCGGGGGGAATGCTCTGCGCATCGAGGGTGGATCTTATTCCATATCCGACAGGGTCACCTGCAAGAGGTGTCGCCATGGCTGGAGGAGAAATATTCTGTACAATGAACGGGGCCGGGCGGGTGGTAGCCCCCGTGCTTGCCCTTCCTGCGGCTACGAGCATGATGAGGAAGATTGAAGGAGGGCAAGTGCAGTTTTAAATGCTGGCTGGGAATGTATTTGGGGCCGAAAAAGGGAGAAGACGTT encodes:
- a CDS encoding DUF134 domain-containing protein; the protein is MSRPVKPRRVRHLPRVTYFKPMGTPMHRLKETIITVDELEALRLKDLEGIDQRRCADQMGVAQSTLQRILASARKKLTGAIVGGNALRIEGGSYSISDRVTCKRCRHGWRRNILYNERGRAGGSPRACPSCGYEHDEED